One Hydrogenophaga crassostreae genomic region harbors:
- the murJ gene encoding murein biosynthesis integral membrane protein MurJ yields MSLFKSASLVSLLTLVSRIAGLVRELLIASTFGASALTDAFNVAFRIPNLLRRLFAEGAFSQAFVPVLAGMRASDGDGATKVLVNQIATVLAWVLSLTCVIGVAGAPLLVWAMASGLKQTPEGFDSAVLMTRWMFPYIGFMSMVALSAGVLNTWKRFAVPAATPVLLNMAMIAAAYWGAPWFKSLGIEPILALAGGVMVGGALQLGVQIPALLRIGMLPRIGWRWSSFKTAWNHPGTRRVVTLMLPALLGVSVAQVSLLINTQIASHLATGSVSWLTYADRLMEFPTAMLGVALGVVLLPQLAGARGVEDGERYSQLLDWGLRLVVLLAVPSAVALLTFAQPLVAVVFHNGAFKDVDAQQTSVALMSYGVGLVGLIAIKVLAPGFYARQDTRTPVKIAIGVLVLTQLMNLLFVPYLAHAALALSISIGAIVNATLLLVGLIRRGAYKPSPGWLRFVLQVVLASALMGAGLMWATGHFDWLGLKGHWFVRVGLLGACISVAALTYFMCLAATGVRLRQFIKR; encoded by the coding sequence GTGTCGCTCTTCAAATCCGCCTCTCTCGTCTCATTGTTGACCCTCGTCTCCCGCATCGCGGGCTTGGTGCGAGAGCTCTTGATCGCCTCGACATTCGGCGCCAGCGCGCTGACCGATGCGTTCAATGTCGCTTTCCGGATTCCGAACCTGCTGCGCCGGCTATTCGCTGAGGGGGCCTTTAGCCAGGCCTTTGTGCCAGTGCTTGCCGGCATGCGTGCAAGCGATGGCGATGGCGCCACCAAGGTGCTGGTCAACCAGATTGCCACGGTGCTGGCCTGGGTGCTGTCGCTGACTTGTGTGATCGGGGTAGCGGGCGCACCCTTGCTGGTTTGGGCGATGGCCAGTGGACTGAAGCAAACGCCCGAGGGCTTTGATTCGGCCGTGCTCATGACGCGCTGGATGTTTCCCTATATCGGCTTCATGTCGATGGTGGCGCTTTCTGCGGGTGTCTTGAACACCTGGAAGCGGTTTGCCGTGCCTGCTGCCACCCCTGTATTGCTCAATATGGCCATGATCGCGGCGGCCTACTGGGGCGCTCCCTGGTTCAAGTCTCTGGGGATTGAGCCCATTCTGGCCCTGGCGGGTGGCGTGATGGTGGGTGGGGCTTTGCAGTTGGGGGTGCAGATTCCCGCTTTGTTGAGGATCGGCATGTTGCCGCGCATCGGCTGGCGTTGGTCTTCATTCAAGACGGCCTGGAACCATCCCGGCACACGCCGCGTGGTCACATTGATGCTGCCTGCCCTGCTGGGTGTGAGCGTGGCGCAGGTGTCGTTGTTGATCAATACCCAGATTGCGTCTCATCTGGCAACCGGCAGCGTCAGCTGGCTGACCTACGCAGATCGCCTGATGGAGTTTCCCACTGCCATGCTGGGCGTGGCACTTGGGGTGGTGTTGTTGCCTCAGCTGGCGGGCGCCCGAGGCGTTGAGGACGGCGAGCGCTACAGCCAGTTGCTGGACTGGGGCTTGCGCCTCGTGGTGTTGCTTGCCGTGCCCAGTGCGGTGGCTTTGTTGACCTTTGCACAGCCGCTTGTTGCTGTGGTGTTCCACAACGGGGCGTTCAAGGATGTGGACGCACAGCAAACTTCCGTCGCGCTGATGAGCTACGGTGTCGGGCTCGTGGGGCTGATTGCCATCAAGGTGCTGGCACCAGGGTTCTACGCCCGCCAGGACACGCGCACACCAGTGAAGATCGCCATTGGGGTTCTGGTGTTGACGCAACTGATGAACCTGCTGTTTGTGCCCTATTTGGCCCATGCGGCGCTGGCGTTGTCGATCAGCATCGGTGCCATCGTGAATGCGACTTTGTTGCTGGTGGGCTTGATCCGTCGAGGTGCGTACAAGCCGTCGCCGGGCTGGTTGCGGTTTGTTTTGCAGGTGGTTCTGGCGAGTGCGCTGATGGGCGCAGGTTTGATGTGGGCCACCGGACACTTTGACTGGCTGGGCCTGAAAGGGCACTGGTTCGTACGCGTGGGCCTGCTCGGGGCATGCATCTCGGTTGCGGCGCTGACGTATTTCATGTGTCTGGCCGCCACAGGCGTGCGGCTCAGGCAATTCATCAAGCGGTAG
- the rpsT gene encoding 30S ribosomal protein S20 yields the protein MATKPKKKNPRLASGRKRVRQDVKINAANTSLRSKYRTAVKNVEKAVVAGDKEKATELFAKMQKIVDIVADKGIFHKNKAARDKSRLSTKVKTLATAAA from the coding sequence ATGGCAACCAAGCCGAAGAAAAAGAACCCCCGCCTGGCATCAGGCCGTAAACGCGTCCGTCAAGACGTCAAGATCAACGCTGCGAACACCTCGCTGCGTTCCAAATACCGCACCGCTGTCAAGAACGTCGAAAAAGCCGTTGTTGCTGGCGACAAGGAAAAAGCCACCGAATTGTTTGCCAAGATGCAAAAAATCGTGGACATCGTTGCCGACAAAGGCATCTTCCACAAAAACAAGGCCGCTCGCGACAAGAGCCGCCTGTCGACCAAAGTCAAAACGCTGGCCACCGCCGCCGCTTGA
- a CDS encoding SirB1 family protein, producing MIPGFDFLSPSPLGYFATLVKDDDGLPLLEAATAIAQDEYPDLDVQEVLGDVDQLLARLRRRCADDEHPLQRLRTLNQFFFRDLGFGGNVNNYYDPDNSHINVLLRTRRGIPITLAVIWLELAQGLGLRASGVGFPGHFMVKVNLPNGQVVIDPFSGQSLSREDLSERLEPYKRRNGLVDDFDVPVGLYLQGAAPRDILARILRNLKEIHRTQEDWLRLIAVQDRLLILLPDAWMEYRDRGLAWAEMGDAQLAVNDLEVYIEQTEDALDRDAMLRRVRELRREPNA from the coding sequence ATGATCCCCGGATTCGATTTCCTCAGCCCTTCGCCTTTGGGTTATTTCGCCACCCTGGTGAAAGACGACGACGGCTTGCCGTTGCTGGAGGCCGCCACCGCCATAGCGCAGGACGAATACCCTGATCTGGATGTGCAAGAGGTGCTGGGGGACGTCGACCAGCTCCTGGCGCGCTTGCGCCGCCGCTGCGCTGACGATGAGCATCCCCTGCAACGTCTGCGCACCCTCAACCAGTTCTTCTTCCGCGACCTGGGTTTTGGTGGCAACGTCAACAACTACTACGACCCCGACAACAGCCATATCAATGTGTTGCTGCGAACCCGCCGGGGCATACCGATCACGCTGGCCGTGATCTGGCTGGAGCTGGCGCAGGGGCTGGGGTTGAGGGCCAGTGGCGTGGGGTTTCCCGGTCACTTCATGGTCAAGGTGAACTTGCCCAACGGGCAGGTGGTGATCGATCCATTTTCTGGTCAGTCGCTCAGCCGCGAAGACTTGTCCGAGCGGCTGGAGCCATACAAGCGGCGCAACGGATTGGTCGACGACTTTGATGTGCCCGTGGGGCTGTACCTGCAGGGGGCCGCGCCTCGTGACATCCTTGCGCGAATTCTGCGCAACTTGAAGGAAATCCACCGCACCCAGGAAGACTGGTTGCGTTTGATTGCGGTGCAGGATCGCTTGCTGATCTTGTTGCCTGACGCCTGGATGGAGTACCGCGACCGGGGTCTGGCCTGGGCCGAGATGGGTGATGCGCAATTGGCGGTCAATGACCTGGAGGTCTATATCGAGCAGACCGAAGACGCGCTCGACCGCGATGCCATGCTGCGCCGCGTGCGTGAGTTGCGCCGAGAGCCCAACGCATGA
- a CDS encoding NAD(P)H-binding protein, producing MSRLLLVGATGLVGQSVLQQALANSAIRLVVALTRRPLPSHPRLLNPVVDFDALPEAAPWWAVDAVICTLGTTIKKAGSQAAFYRVDHDHALSVAELARRHGAQAFALNSALGADAKSRVFYSRTKGELERDLQTLGYPSLAFVRPGLIGGHRVESRPAEQLGIQLSKWLKPLLPRRYRVVPAERIAFHLLGAALAGRPGVQVLMSEDIV from the coding sequence ATGAGCCGTTTGCTGCTGGTCGGCGCCACGGGACTGGTTGGTCAATCGGTGTTGCAGCAGGCATTGGCCAACTCCGCCATTCGGCTGGTGGTGGCGCTCACCCGGCGGCCGTTGCCCTCGCACCCCAGGCTGTTGAACCCGGTGGTTGACTTTGATGCTTTGCCTGAAGCCGCACCCTGGTGGGCCGTTGATGCGGTGATCTGCACCTTGGGCACCACCATCAAGAAGGCCGGCTCGCAAGCGGCTTTTTACAGGGTGGATCACGACCATGCATTGTCTGTGGCCGAGCTGGCACGCCGGCATGGCGCTCAAGCCTTTGCCTTGAATTCTGCACTGGGTGCGGACGCCAAATCACGCGTGTTTTATTCGCGAACCAAAGGCGAGCTGGAGCGCGATTTGCAAACGCTTGGTTACCCGAGTCTGGCTTTTGTTCGCCCTGGTCTGATTGGTGGACACCGTGTGGAATCGCGTCCTGCAGAGCAACTGGGCATCCAGTTGTCGAAATGGCTCAAGCCCTTGCTGCCCCGACGCTACCGCGTGGTGCCCGCCGAGCGGATAGCCTTTCACTTGTTGGGTGCGGCTTTGGCAGGGCGACCCGGCGTGCAAGTTCTCATGTCTGAGGACATCGTTTAA
- a CDS encoding aspartate aminotransferase family protein, protein MSTHQAIPAASPHVMNTYGRLPVAMSHGRGCRLWDVNGKEYLDALAGIAVNTLGHAHPKLVPALQEQIAKMMHCCNYYHVPDQERLAEMLVERSGMTNVFFCSTGLEANEAALKLARKFGHNKGIERPEIVVYEKAFHGRSIATLSATGNPKIQAGFGPLVEGFIRVPLNDLDSLKKATAGNPNVVAVFFEAIQGEGGVNPMTDEYMQGVRAMCDANDWLMMIDEVQCGMGRTGKWFAHQWAGIVPDVMPLAKGLGSGVPIGAVVAGPKAANIFTPGAHGTTFGGNPLSMRAGVETIRIMEEDGLMENAAKVGKHLQTRLLTSLLEVAGVKQVRGHGLMIGIELDRPCGAIAQRALDAGLLLSVTADNVIRLVPPLIMTSAEADEVAAILLPIIKDFLAE, encoded by the coding sequence ATGTCCACTCATCAAGCTATCCCCGCTGCCTCACCCCACGTCATGAACACCTACGGGCGCTTGCCTGTGGCCATGTCGCACGGCCGAGGCTGCAGGCTTTGGGATGTGAACGGCAAAGAATACCTGGATGCATTGGCGGGCATCGCGGTCAATACGCTGGGCCACGCCCACCCCAAGCTGGTGCCCGCGCTGCAAGAGCAGATCGCCAAAATGATGCACTGCTGCAACTATTACCACGTGCCTGATCAGGAGCGCCTGGCCGAGATGCTGGTCGAGCGCTCAGGCATGACCAACGTGTTCTTTTGCAGCACCGGTCTTGAAGCCAACGAAGCGGCCCTCAAACTGGCACGCAAATTTGGCCACAACAAGGGCATCGAGCGCCCCGAGATCGTGGTGTACGAGAAGGCCTTTCATGGCCGCTCGATCGCCACCCTCTCCGCCACTGGCAACCCGAAGATCCAGGCCGGGTTCGGGCCCTTGGTTGAGGGGTTCATCCGGGTTCCACTCAATGACCTCGACTCGCTGAAAAAGGCCACCGCAGGCAACCCGAACGTGGTCGCTGTGTTTTTTGAAGCCATCCAGGGCGAAGGCGGCGTGAACCCCATGACCGACGAATACATGCAGGGCGTGCGCGCCATGTGCGATGCCAACGACTGGCTGATGATGATCGACGAAGTGCAATGCGGCATGGGCCGCACCGGCAAATGGTTTGCCCACCAATGGGCCGGCATCGTTCCCGATGTGATGCCACTGGCCAAGGGGCTGGGCTCCGGGGTGCCCATCGGCGCCGTGGTCGCAGGCCCCAAAGCCGCCAACATCTTCACACCCGGCGCCCACGGCACCACTTTCGGGGGCAACCCGCTGTCGATGCGCGCCGGCGTGGAAACGATCCGCATCATGGAGGAAGACGGATTGATGGAAAACGCGGCCAAAGTGGGCAAGCACCTGCAAACCCGTTTGCTGACCAGTTTGCTGGAAGTCGCAGGCGTAAAGCAGGTCCGTGGCCATGGCCTCATGATAGGCATTGAGCTCGACCGACCTTGCGGCGCTATTGCACAGCGCGCACTGGACGCGGGCTTGTTGCTCAGCGTCACCGCCGACAACGTGATCCGCCTGGTGCCGCCGCTCATCATGACCAGCGCTGAGGCCGACGAAGTGGCCGCGATCTTGCTGCCCATCATCAAAGACTTTCTGGCCGAGTAA
- a CDS encoding DUF3579 domain-containing protein translates to MVSPSSKQVFIQGITPNGRPFRPSDWAERLAGVMSQFRPGGAKAGIGGHIAYSPWCVPTVIGGVKCVIVHTDMRDEEPMAWDFVMAFAKDNALQLAEACLLPDPPVQG, encoded by the coding sequence ATGGTTTCTCCCAGCTCCAAACAAGTGTTCATTCAGGGGATCACCCCCAATGGCCGCCCTTTTCGCCCCAGCGACTGGGCGGAGCGCTTGGCTGGCGTGATGAGCCAGTTTCGCCCGGGCGGGGCGAAGGCCGGCATAGGTGGCCACATCGCCTACTCACCCTGGTGTGTGCCCACGGTGATCGGTGGTGTGAAATGCGTGATTGTTCATACCGATATGCGCGATGAAGAGCCCATGGCCTGGGATTTTGTGATGGCGTTTGCCAAAGACAATGCCCTGCAGCTGGCCGAAGCCTGCTTGCTCCCCGACCCTCCGGTCCAGGGTTGA
- a CDS encoding DJ-1/PfpI family protein, which produces MSPVFHTLQVAILAFNGVEALDLAGPYEVFTTASRMQQRIAPGSANPFDVSCVARDHQAVQARAGMALLPTHSFSDCPPVDVLVVPGGVVEGAMQCANTLAWVASLHTRTVLTASVCTGAFLLAESGALRNGPVTTHWEDQADLAARYPRLEVRSGARWVEQEQERLITSGGISAGIDMALHIVARLANEALALRTAKQMEFQWTRN; this is translated from the coding sequence ATGAGCCCGGTTTTCCACACGCTGCAGGTGGCGATCCTTGCATTCAACGGCGTAGAAGCCCTGGACCTGGCCGGACCATACGAGGTCTTCACCACTGCGAGCCGCATGCAGCAGCGGATCGCACCCGGCTCCGCCAACCCGTTTGATGTGAGCTGCGTGGCCCGGGATCACCAGGCCGTGCAGGCCCGCGCTGGCATGGCCCTTTTGCCCACGCACAGCTTTTCAGACTGCCCGCCTGTCGACGTGCTGGTCGTGCCTGGTGGCGTGGTGGAGGGTGCCATGCAATGCGCCAATACACTGGCCTGGGTCGCCAGCCTGCACACCCGAACCGTGCTCACCGCTTCGGTCTGCACCGGCGCGTTTCTGCTGGCCGAGAGCGGCGCCCTGCGAAACGGCCCTGTCACCACCCACTGGGAAGACCAGGCCGATCTCGCAGCGCGCTACCCCAGGCTGGAAGTGCGCAGCGGCGCTCGCTGGGTCGAACAGGAACAGGAGCGCCTCATCACATCGGGCGGCATCAGTGCCGGCATCGACATGGCGCTGCACATCGTGGCTCGGCTCGCCAACGAAGCCCTGGCCTTGCGCACGGCCAAGCAGATGGAGTTCCAATGGACACGCAACTAG
- a CDS encoding dodecin family protein codes for MAVAKIIEIISGSKKSFDDAMKQGIARVNDSVTEVTGAWIQDQKVVVSKGKVVEYRVTMKVTFLVKASAKKASSKK; via the coding sequence ATGGCCGTCGCCAAAATCATTGAAATCATTTCCGGCAGCAAAAAGAGCTTCGACGACGCAATGAAGCAGGGCATTGCCCGCGTCAACGACAGCGTGACCGAAGTGACCGGCGCCTGGATCCAAGATCAGAAGGTTGTGGTGTCCAAAGGCAAGGTGGTCGAATACCGCGTGACCATGAAGGTGACTTTCCTTGTCAAGGCGTCCGCCAAGAAGGCCTCTTCCAAAAAGTGA
- a CDS encoding MFS transporter codes for MTTTQYPGRAMLAMATGAFAIGTGEFVIMGLLPEVAADIGVSIPQAGHVISAYAMGVVIGAPVLAVAAAAWGRRTLMMALLLAFAMGNFASATAPGYLSLSVLRFVTGMPHGTYFGVAALVTAALAPPGQRARAVGLVMTGLTVATLLGVPLAAWLGQHFGWRSAFVLVGAIALLAVFLIHRHVPEIAAPANASPLGELSALRNKQVWLTLGIAAIGFGGLFAVFSYVKPTMIEAAGLPLGGVPVMLALFGLGMVVGNVLGSRLADRHLMRTVGGMLVWSIVVLLAYSFTAHHVVAGAINLFLIGTTVAICPALQIRLMDVAGEAQVMAAALNHSAFNVANALGAWLGGAAISAGMGWTSTGWVGALLAVAGLAIFGWAYAESKKHPAPGKPGPVPIA; via the coding sequence TTGACCACGACGCAATACCCCGGTCGCGCCATGCTGGCCATGGCCACAGGCGCCTTTGCCATTGGCACCGGAGAGTTCGTCATCATGGGCCTGTTGCCTGAAGTGGCTGCCGACATAGGTGTCTCGATTCCGCAGGCCGGTCATGTGATCAGCGCCTACGCCATGGGCGTGGTGATAGGTGCGCCCGTGCTCGCAGTGGCTGCGGCCGCCTGGGGTCGCAGAACGTTGATGATGGCCCTGCTGCTGGCCTTCGCCATGGGTAATTTTGCCAGTGCAACGGCGCCTGGCTACCTTTCATTGAGCGTGCTGCGCTTCGTTACCGGCATGCCCCACGGCACCTACTTTGGTGTAGCGGCGCTGGTGACCGCAGCGCTGGCACCCCCTGGCCAACGGGCGCGCGCCGTCGGCCTGGTGATGACAGGGCTCACTGTAGCGACCCTGCTGGGAGTTCCACTGGCGGCCTGGCTGGGACAGCACTTTGGCTGGCGGTCGGCCTTCGTGCTGGTGGGGGCGATTGCCCTGCTGGCTGTGTTCCTGATCCACCGCCATGTGCCGGAAATCGCCGCGCCAGCCAATGCCAGTCCGCTGGGCGAGCTCAGCGCCCTGCGCAACAAGCAGGTGTGGCTGACCCTGGGCATCGCAGCCATCGGCTTTGGTGGTTTGTTTGCGGTGTTCAGCTATGTGAAGCCAACCATGATTGAAGCCGCCGGGCTGCCGCTGGGTGGCGTGCCGGTGATGTTGGCGCTCTTTGGGCTGGGCATGGTGGTGGGCAATGTCTTGGGCTCACGCCTGGCGGACCGCCACTTGATGCGCACCGTGGGCGGCATGCTCGTCTGGTCCATCGTGGTGCTGCTGGCCTACAGCTTCACCGCGCACCATGTGGTCGCCGGCGCCATCAACCTGTTTCTCATCGGTACCACGGTGGCCATTTGTCCGGCCCTGCAGATCCGTTTGATGGATGTGGCGGGCGAAGCACAGGTCATGGCGGCAGCACTCAACCACTCGGCCTTCAATGTAGCCAACGCCCTGGGTGCGTGGCTGGGTGGCGCAGCCATCAGCGCAGGCATGGGGTGGACGTCAACGGGATGGGTGGGCGCCTTGCTGGCGGTCGCGGGGCTGGCGATTTTTGGCTGGGCATACGCCGAATCAAAAAAGCACCCCGCGCCCGGCAAACCGGGGCCGGTGCCGATCGCCTGA
- a CDS encoding GlxA family transcriptional regulator: MDTQLGSQPPLGPIHVHFVLLSGSLILDWAGPAEALRMANQRLRDASQPEAFALHFTGPQFEVASSVGAVISAIAPLPAELPERSWVVLVGQPGATIAVDTGETQSLLHWLRGLRLQTGQLELVTVCAGAVLAGHAGLLHGHRATTHHHHLDELRRVAGGCDVVENRVFVLDGAVSSSAGVTTGVDLFLHRIAAVCGPALAAQVAQSMVVALRRGPNDPELSPFLAHRNHLHPALHRVQDAVGQHPQANWSVARMAEVACASPRHLTRLFLIHAAIAPLQYLRRIRLDVAQAALRSGHNVTQAAHIAGFTSDTQLRRTWHQMGRPGTPSDAA; this comes from the coding sequence ATGGACACGCAACTAGGCTCGCAACCCCCTCTGGGGCCGATTCACGTTCACTTCGTTTTGCTGTCGGGCAGCCTGATCCTCGACTGGGCCGGTCCCGCCGAGGCGTTGCGCATGGCCAACCAGCGCCTGCGCGATGCCAGCCAGCCAGAGGCCTTCGCGCTCCACTTTACCGGCCCGCAGTTCGAGGTTGCCAGTTCGGTGGGCGCCGTGATCAGCGCCATTGCGCCATTGCCCGCCGAGTTGCCAGAGCGAAGCTGGGTGGTGCTGGTGGGCCAGCCAGGGGCGACCATCGCGGTAGACACCGGCGAGACCCAAAGCTTGCTGCACTGGCTGCGAGGTCTTCGCCTTCAAACGGGCCAGCTGGAGTTGGTCACGGTATGCGCGGGTGCGGTGCTCGCCGGGCACGCCGGCCTGTTGCACGGCCACCGCGCCACGACCCACCACCACCACCTCGATGAACTGCGCCGCGTCGCGGGTGGATGTGATGTGGTCGAGAACCGGGTCTTTGTCCTGGATGGCGCGGTTTCGAGCAGCGCCGGGGTCACCACTGGCGTCGATCTTTTCCTTCACCGCATCGCCGCAGTCTGTGGCCCGGCCCTGGCCGCACAAGTGGCGCAATCCATGGTCGTCGCGCTGCGGCGAGGCCCCAACGACCCCGAGCTCTCACCCTTCCTCGCTCACCGAAACCACCTGCATCCGGCTTTGCACCGCGTACAAGATGCGGTGGGGCAACACCCTCAGGCCAATTGGTCGGTCGCTCGAATGGCTGAAGTGGCATGCGCCTCGCCACGCCATCTCACCCGCCTGTTTCTCATCCATGCCGCGATCGCGCCGTTGCAATACCTGCGCCGCATCCGGCTCGACGTGGCGCAGGCCGCGCTGCGATCAGGCCACAACGTGACACAGGCCGCACACATCGCAGGATTCACCTCGGACACCCAGTTGCGTCGCACCTGGCACCAGATGGGCAGGCCGGGCACGCCGAGCGATGCTGCTTAA
- a CDS encoding MFS transporter, whose product MNNPLPSKRRLPRSIWALGLVSLLMDVSSEAIHSLLPVFMATVLGASMLTIGLLEGAAEATALIVKVFSGALSDWWGRRKPLAVLGYGLGALSKPLFALAGGMGLIVTARLLDRVGKGIRGAPRDALVADIAPLEMRGAAFGLRQSLDTAGAFIGPLLAMGLMLLWANDFRAVFWAATVPALLCVLLLIGGVKEPERTPGAVRSNPIRRENLKRLSSAYWWVVAIGAVFTLARFSEAFLVLRAQQGGLPLAAAPMVLIALNLVFSAGAYPLGKLSDSVSHTKLLIAGLLALIAADGLLALSNSGVLFWLGIALWGLHMALTQGLLATMVANAAPTDLRGTAFGMFNLVCGLSVLLASALAGWLWDSMGASSTFLAGMVFGALSLLGLAWRHHHQTG is encoded by the coding sequence ATGAACAACCCCCTCCCCTCCAAGCGCCGCCTCCCTCGCAGCATCTGGGCGCTTGGGCTGGTGAGTCTTTTGATGGATGTGTCCTCCGAGGCCATCCACAGCCTGTTGCCGGTGTTCATGGCCACCGTGCTCGGCGCCAGCATGCTCACCATCGGCCTGCTCGAAGGCGCGGCCGAAGCGACCGCACTGATCGTCAAGGTGTTCTCGGGTGCACTCAGCGACTGGTGGGGCCGGCGCAAGCCACTGGCCGTGCTGGGTTACGGCCTGGGGGCCCTGTCCAAACCCCTCTTCGCCCTTGCTGGCGGCATGGGTCTGATCGTCACCGCCCGCTTGCTGGACCGCGTGGGCAAAGGGATTCGCGGCGCGCCGCGGGATGCGCTGGTGGCCGATATCGCTCCACTGGAGATGCGCGGCGCCGCTTTCGGCCTGCGCCAGTCGCTCGATACCGCGGGCGCCTTCATCGGCCCGCTGCTGGCCATGGGCCTCATGCTGCTCTGGGCCAACGATTTCCGCGCCGTGTTCTGGGCCGCGACCGTGCCGGCGCTGCTGTGTGTGCTGCTGCTGATCGGGGGCGTCAAAGAACCAGAGCGCACGCCAGGCGCGGTGCGCAGCAACCCGATTCGCCGAGAGAACCTCAAGCGCCTGAGTTCAGCCTATTGGTGGGTCGTGGCCATCGGCGCGGTGTTCACGCTGGCGCGCTTCAGTGAGGCTTTTCTGGTGTTGCGCGCGCAGCAAGGCGGGCTGCCTCTGGCCGCCGCGCCCATGGTGCTGATCGCGCTGAACCTGGTCTTCTCCGCCGGCGCCTACCCGCTGGGCAAACTCTCAGACTCGGTGAGCCACACCAAGCTGCTCATCGCCGGCTTGCTGGCCCTGATCGCCGCCGATGGCCTGCTGGCCCTGAGCAACAGTGGTGTCCTTTTCTGGCTCGGTATCGCTCTCTGGGGCCTGCATATGGCGCTGACACAAGGCCTGCTCGCCACCATGGTCGCCAACGCCGCACCGACCGATCTGCGCGGCACCGCTTTCGGGATGTTCAACCTGGTGTGCGGCCTTTCCGTGTTGCTGGCCAGCGCCTTGGCGGGCTGGTTGTGGGACAGCATGGGCGCATCCAGCACCTTCTTGGCGGGCATGGTGTTTGGAGCGCTGTCACTGCTCGGACTGGCCTGGAGGCACCACCATCAAACCGGATGA
- a CDS encoding isochorismatase family protein, with the protein MNTCLLVIDAQASFQHRPYSSERDMPAYLAAQNALIHGAQSAGMPIVRILHVDGPNETGNPFATASGHVRPIDGLADFQATATFQKSRHSALVGTGLDVWLTRQGIRRLIVSGIRTEQCCETTARHASDLGWTVDYVVDATLTFDMQQPDGKTLSAHDIKMRTATVLQDRFARICPVEQALETRT; encoded by the coding sequence ATGAACACCTGTCTTCTCGTGATCGATGCCCAGGCCTCGTTCCAACACCGCCCCTATTCCTCAGAACGCGACATGCCCGCCTACCTGGCTGCACAAAACGCCTTGATTCACGGTGCCCAGTCGGCTGGTATGCCCATCGTTCGCATCTTGCATGTGGACGGACCAAACGAGACGGGCAACCCCTTCGCCACCGCTTCGGGCCATGTTCGCCCTATTGACGGCCTGGCCGATTTCCAGGCCACAGCCACATTCCAGAAATCCCGCCACAGCGCTTTGGTCGGCACGGGCCTCGACGTGTGGCTCACCCGGCAAGGCATCCGGCGCCTCATCGTCAGCGGCATCCGAACCGAACAATGCTGCGAAACCACCGCCCGCCATGCATCCGATCTGGGCTGGACGGTGGACTACGTGGTCGATGCCACACTTACCTTCGACATGCAGCAACCCGATGGGAAAACGCTGAGTGCACACGACATCAAAATGCGCACAGCCACCGTTCTGCAAGACCGCTTTGCAAGGATCTGCCCGGTAGAGCAGGCTTTGGAAACACGGACATGA